CGGCGACCCCGGGTGTACCTGTCCGTCACGCTCAGGGGGCTGCGTTCGAGTTGGCAGGGTGTCTTCGGTCAGGCACGCGACCCGGTGGTCCGGGTGGATGGAGGCTACCGCCTGGCTCCCGAAGTGCGGGCCCGCTGCGACCTGCGCGAACTGCGCGGCGCCACCCTGCGTGGGGTGCTGGGCCTCTACCGGGGACCCCTGGCCCTGGAGCAACCCTGGATGTTCGTCACCCCGGACGAGCTTCGCCAAGGCATCCTGGCGCGCTTGAAGCAGGAGGCCGACCCGCGTGAGGCGCAGGCGGTGCTCTCGCGGCTGCGCGCCGTGGATTCCGGGTTTCCTGCCTGGAGCAGTGACCACACCTGAGACGGGAAGGTCACCAACCTGGGGTGGACCCATACTGCCCTCATGCTCGTCTTTCCGCCGGACTGGACTGAAACGCCCCCCTATACCCTGCGACCAGTCGGTCCTCAGGTCGGCTATGTGCCGCGGGTGCGCCGCCGCGTCCCCGTCTACCAGGCGCTGGCGTCCGTGGACCCCGAGCTGGACCCGCCGCCGGTGTTCGTGCTGGCTCCCGAGGGCACATCCTGGTCCGCCCCGGGCGCGGCCTTGCTGGGGAAGGACGGGCAGGTGGTCGCCTACGCGACCTCGGCGAGCCGCCGTGACCCCTGCGTGTCCGCCGTGCTGGAGCGGGCCCTGGACCTTTCCGCCGGGCGGACCCTGGCCACCTGGGACGCCTCCTGCTGGGCGGCGCAACTGCTCGCGTTCCGAACGCCGGGCGCTTCCCGGGAGGCCGCCTGGATGCGGCTGAGCCGCCAGCCGGTGTTCTGCCTGCGCAGCAGGCTGGAAGAGCAGGATATTGACGTCTTCACGCTCGCCCAGGCCTGCGCCCAGTTTGGTCTGCCCGCGCCGGGAGAGGACGTCCTCTCGACCGCGTTCACGGTTCGGGTACTTCTTCAGGTGGCGTGGGCAGGCCATACCGCGCACAGAGTTGGGTGAGGAAGGTGCGGTGGTTGGTGCGGGCGGCCTCGACGGTGGCCGCCCGCGCCACCACTTCACCCTCGTCGCCGCGCACCAGCACCGTCTCGTAGAGCAGGGGCGGGTCAGCGCCCTCCCAGACGGGGACAAACAGCGTGACCAGACTGAGGTAGTCCGGGTCAGGCAGAAAGTGCATGCCGATCACCCGCTGCCGGGCCCGCCAGACGGTGGAGGGGAGCCGCTCCACCTCGACCGGCCGCCCTGTTTCGTCGGGAAGAAAAAACCGTGCCCCGTCGCCGTAGGGCCTCTCGTAAAGCAGGTCCGTTGCCCGCTGCCGGTCGACGTTCATGCCGTCAAGCGTACCTCCCCGGCGTGACCGCACCGGAGAAATGTGACGGGGTGCTACCCCCCCACGCCCAGCGCCCTCATCACCTGCGCGTGCATGGCGGGCGGATAGACCGCGACGCTGATCCGGCCCTGGATGTTCCAGAGGGTGTCGAAGTCCTGGTAGGAGATGTAAGCGTACCCGATCAAGGGGTCCGCCAGATACAGCCGGGAGAAGCGGTCGTCAAACCCACGGATCACTCGGAAATGCGGCACCTGGCCGACTTCCTGGGCGTACTGCAAGACGATGCTGGGCACACCCAGCGCGATCAGATTCTTCAGCAAGGAAATCTGGCTGCCCCGGATCTGCACGGACCGCAGGCCGTAGCGGCTGACAAAGCGCTCAATGGCCTCCACCTGCATATAGCTGGCCGGGGACGGTTTGGTGGCCCGGCTGATGGTCTGCACCGGGACGGTGAAGTCGTAATACGCCAGCACCATCGCGATGCTCGCCGGGCCGCAGTCGTTCCAGCCCTGATACACGACGGGCAGGTGCTGCAGGGCCAGGGCGGGCTGGGAGACGGCCCGGGCGGGAAGGGCCAGGGTAAGCAGCGCCCCCAGCGTGAGGGAAAGAAACCGTCGTCGCATGTGGCCACTGTGCGGCCGGGTCAGGTTGGACTTCGCGCCTTCCAACCTGACCTTCCCCCAGCATGCTGCCATGATGACGCTGACCCACGGCACCTCCGCCGAGTTCACCGCCGCGCTCGCGCGTCCGGGCGTCCTGAAACCCGGCGGCCAGTTCGCCACGTTCACCCTGGCTGGAGAGTTCAAGCGGTCTCGGGAGGACGGGACGCCGATCCGGACGGTCTTTTACCAGCCCTGCGTCGCCGCGGGTCGTCTGGCAGGACGGCTGGGGACGCTGGGCGCGGGCGAGGCGATCAGCGGAACGGGCGTGCTGGCCGCGTATGAGGGGGAGATCGTCATCGCGGTTCAGGACGCGGCGCGCCTGCCCAGCGAGCACGTCCGCCTGGAACTGGACGGCGGTGGGGCCGCGCGGCTGCTTCGTGCCCGTTGGCGGGTCCGGGCGCGGGGGGTGTTGATCACCCCACCGCAGGCCCAGCGCCTGGAGAACGAGGTGCCGGTGACGAACATTCGACTGGGGCTCACGCCGAAGCGGGCGGAGGGGACGGAGACACCACTGGTGCCACTGGAACTGGCGGCCTACGGGGAACTGGCGGTCGTGCTCGCCGGGCAGGGCAAGGGAAACTACCTCGACACCTGGGGTGTGTTGCAGCGTCGTCAGGGGGCGCAGCGCCGCTTTTCCCGGCTGGAAGTGCAGGACGTCGAGCCCCTGCACGGGACGCGGGCGCTGCTGTAGGACAACTTGGAACTTCGGGGTGTCAACGCAGAGCGCGAGGACCCTTTCTCGTGAGCTGTCCCAGGGGTCTTCGGCCGCTCTCCGGGGTCGGGAGAGAGCCGCGTCTCAGCTCGTCAGGACCCGCCACACCAACGGCACCGCTCCCAGGACAGTGACAAGGGCGTTGTCGCACCCATGGCAGAGCATGGCGGCCCGCAGGCCAGAGCGCGTCGCCACCCAGGAGAACACCGCCCCACTCATCAGTTGTGGGATAACCAGGCCGAGTACGGCCGGGTGGTGAGGCAGATCGGGGGAGTTGCACAGGTGCGCCAGCGCGAAGAGCGTGTTCGTCACCGCCGCGCAGCCGATCAGCCAGCCGGGGGAAAGTCGTCCGCCGGGATGCCGCTGACGCAGGCTCAGGGACAACGAGGCCAGGACCAGGGGCGTGATGAACATGTTGGGGTGGGGCTCCACTGCCGCTGATCCACTGCCGCCTTCAACACGTCGAAGGCATTGAGCCCGACGCAGCTCACCAACGACACGACCCTCAACCACGGCAACAGGCGCCAGGCCTCTTGGGGACGACGCACCCCGGGGTTGCCCAGGAAGGCGGCAAAACCGACCAGCCCGGGGATCAGGACCAGCCGGAACATCGCCTCTTCGATCATGGGGCCCCGGACAATCCGATCCAGCAACTCGTCCGAGGGACCCCGCTTGGGCGTCCAGCCGGTCTGCTCGATTACCCACGGAACGACCCAACGCGACTGCACCACAGCCTCCAGCAGCAGCACGAGCAGTACCAGCCCGAGTATCCACGGCACATGCCTAAGCGGCAGGCCCCATCGCAGGGAGAGAGGCGCCAGAGCCGGGAGCTTGGTCATCCGGTGTCCTGTCCAAACCCTTGATAGCCGACAGCCCGGGTCTGATCGCCTGGAAGAGGGTTGGAATGCGCCCATACGGGAAACTGGACGCAGGCCAGTCCCCGGCGCTCCCCGACGAGGCGCTGGACGCTCTGTCCAGCTTCAACGGAATACCCCTGGGTGTCCGCGCCTCCCCCCCTCTGCCTCCCGGGGATCGGGAAGAGACAGGCCTTCCAGCAGCTCACGCTCCAGCATCAGACTCTCGAACCTCACCTCGCCGTCCTGAGCCAGCGCCCGCAGGACGGCCCCCGACCCGTCCACCGTCCACTCGGCGGTCAGCCGCTCGCTGTCCTCCTCCGGCCAGCCACCCGTGCACACCAGCGCCCGCGCATCCTCGCGCGCCAGGGTGGGGTAACGGTGTTCGGTCGGGGCCGTCGTCAGGGGCCAGGCCGATGCGCCCGGCACCCGCAGCACGACGACCCGCCGATGCGCGTGGGCCAGACAGGCCAGCAGCAGGGCGTGGAGGTCGGGGTCGAAGTCGGTCCCCAGGTAGTCGGTGACCTCACCCGGCTGGATGGTCGTGTCGGCCGCCAGCAGGAGGGTCAGGTGAGGCTCACCGGCCTGCTCCTGGTGAACCTCCCGGCTGGACTCTTCGACCCTCGTGGGCGTGGTGTCGTTTCCCCCCATCAGGCGGTCGAGCGCCGCGGACCCCGTCACCAGCACCTCCACGTGCGGCTGACCGCTGCGTTCGGCCACCGCCCGCCGGAGGACCGCCTCTCGTTGCGGCTGGTCGGTGAGGACGAAAAACTCCCCGTCGTCCAGACGGTGCCCGAACACCCGGTACGTCCTGCGAGTGGGTTCGTCGAGCAGGTGCGCGGCGTCCTCGTGGGGCGGGTCCAGGCCCACGTCCACGAAGGGGAGACCACGCGAGAGGGCCAGTGCCCGGAAAGCCAGGTCCTCGTTGATCCTCCCGCCCTTCAGGAGGGTCTGTTCCAGGCGCGGGTCCGACAGTTCCGAGGTCTCCAGGTCCCCGTAGCCGAGGTGGAGCAGCGCTTCGGCGATGGACATGTGCCCAGGTGTTCCACGCTTCGGAAAAGTTCTGGGTTCCGGGTCCTGGTGGGGCCGTGGGTCGGACACGGCCCCACCAGGCGTGATCACTGCAACGGGTGGATGGTCGGTGACCATCACCTCGGGTCCGGGTTCCCATTCAGGCCCTTCCGCAGGGGAAGGCGGGACGGACAGCTCCGGCTGCGCGGCGAGGGCTGCCAGGTCGACCGGCGGTCGGTACTCCACCTCGGGCACGGTGGGCGGGGGGTTGACCCAGGCCGGTTCGCTCCGTCGGTTGGTGGGTTGGCTCACCACGATCAGGGCGGATGGGGGAAGGTAATACAGGTTCTCTTCCTGAAAGGGATTGCTGCTGGCCCGTACCGTCTGCCCATCCGCCTCCGCCTCGACGAGGGCGCGGACCGTGTCGAGGACCCGCAGGGCCCGCTCGGCCTGGGGAACTCCGTAGGCGGCGAGCGCTTGGCCGATCACCCGCTCGTCGAGGAAGGTTCGTGCCCGTTCCAGGACGTGCGCGTCCTGCTGGGAGCGAGACCACCGTCTGCCGCCTGGAGGACGGAGACGGCCGAACTGGAAGAAGGTCAGCCGCGCCTCGCTCCGGAGGACATCGGCGAAGGTCGGTTGTTTCAAGGGGTTCCTCCTCTCACCACCGGCGCACGTTCCAGGGCCGGTATCCGTCCAGCCACAGGTGCAGCCAGTACGCGAGCAGGTATCCGCCCAGCGCCACCGCGTAGAGCGGCCCGTCCGGGGTGGGTACCCGCAGGGGGACGTCCAGGGCCCGGTCCACGGCGAGCAGCGCGGTGACCGGCAGTGTCAGCAGGACGGCGGCGTACCCCAGCAGAAGGAGCGGTCCGCGGACGTAGGTGTGCGTGACGCCCCGGTGCCGCACGAACAGGCTCAGCGGGCGCCACAGGCCTCCCCAGACACCCCAGTTGCACCGTGCCCGCACACGCACGTGTCCCGCCAGGTCGAGGTCAGGCGTGATCAGCAGCGTCCCGGTCAGGTATCCCGCCGCCAGCGAGAGGAGCAGGTCCTGGGAGACGTGCAGGGCGGCCAGGGGTCCGGCGATCCCCACCAGGGTGATCAGGTTGACTCCGGTGTGCAGGTCACCGCTGGGCATTGCCGCTGGGCGTGACGTTGAGGGTCGCGCGGGTGGTGTACTCGTTGATGCCGACGCGGTACGGCCACAGAACGGTCGGATTGACCCCGGCGTCGGCCGCGCTGGCGGTCACTGTGCCGTAGCGGGTGGTGCCGGGAGCGACCACGAGCGTGCCGAGGTTCGTCTTGACGAGCACGCTGCCGCCGTTCTGACCGTTGATCGCGAACTGCCGTTCGTTGAGGGTAATCGCCCGGGACCCGGCCTGCACGCGGTAGTTGACCACGAGGATGTTCCCGTCGCGGGTGGCGGTGAAGGTGAAGCGCGGGGTCTCCTCGGCGCCGAGGGCCGCACCCGGGCGGAGGCTGGTGGTGGGGGCGCTGGCCTGTGGCGTTGGTGGGGCCGGGCTCGTCTCCTCGGGGTCCTTCACGGTGACGTTCACGATGCTGCCCGCGTGGTCGCCCGACAGGGTGAGGCGCCAGGTGTAGGTTCCGCTGTCGGTCACGATCTGCAGGGGCGTGGAGCCGTACCCGGCGAGGCCCGCGAGCAGGACGCGGTTGCCGTCCTTCCTGCGGTCGACCAGCCCGTCGCGTGTGACCAGGACGTCCTTGACGGCCTCGGGGAAGACGAGGGTGCCGAGGGCGCCGGGACCGAGCGTCAGGGTGTAGTGCTGGGCTTGCTGCGGAGTCAGGATGACGTTCACGTCCTTCAGGGCGACGGCGGGTGTGGAGACGAGGGCAAGGAGGGCGAGCAGGGTGAGGCGTGTGGTCATGGGTGGATGTCCTCCACCCTGAAGTGTGGTGGCGGGTCAGGTTGGACGCTGCAGCGTGTCGGGCAAATGGGAAGCCCTGTGGCCGTCCGCGTGCCACTGAACCTGCTCTGGCTGTGGTCGCGCCCTGTCGCCCCTAGACTTCTGTTCGAACCTGGTTGTTCAGGAGGGCGGGATGTTGATCGACACCATGAAACGTGATGCCCGGCGGGGCCTGGGCTATGACTGGCACAAAGAGGACGGGCTGCTGCACCTGTACGAGTTGCTGCATGGCACGGGAGTTTCTCCGCTTGAACTGCAGGCGCAATTCGAGGCTACGTTCCAGGAGCGACTGTTTGAGGCCCGCTTGTGCACCCTGAGCCGTTCCACCTATGAACGGCTGCGCGGGTTACCGCTCCCCGACGGGCTGCTGACCCTTACCTGTCCCGCGGTCTGGTTCGAGCTGCCCGACCAGTTGCCTGGGCAGGAGGCCTGGGGTGGCGCACTGTTGTTCTTCGTACGTCCCGGCGAGTCCCTGTTCGGCGTGCCGCTCCGGCAGGGCCTCGCGTTCCTGCTGGTCTTCGACGCGCACGACAACTTCCGCGCGACTTACATCTTCCTCGAAGGGGAGGGGGTTTCGCCGCGGATGATCCATCCGATGCAGGCCAGCGAGCAGGCGGTGTTGCTGGGCCTGCCGCGTGAACGGGTCGAGCAGCTCACCCGGGAGAGCCTGACTCTGCTGCCCGCGCTCCTCCAGCTGCTGCTGGAGCGAGGCGTCGCCCGCTTGAGTGGCCGGACGTCCTGACCCTCGCCCGCCCCTTCGTACCCGTTCACGCTTCATGTCGGTTGACCGGAAACGCTCGGTTGCCAGGCTTTACCCCGGGTGAACACCCCCAGGCTCCCGATGCAGCGGCAGCTCACCTCGCCTCGCCACAGCGCACGGGTGAGCACGTCCGTGACGACTGTGCGCGGAAAACCGGTCGTGGTGACGAGTGCGGCCACGGTGCGCTGCCGCTCGACCTCAGCGAGGACCTGCTCCTGGGTCACCTCGCCGGTCTCGGTGTCCAGCGTAGGCAGTTGGTGGAGCCGAAGTGTTCCCGCGCGGTCGGCGGCCTTGCAGACCAGGCCAGCGTCCTGAAGAGTCCTGAGGAGGACGTGGGCGTCTGCGCGCGGGAGATTGGTGGAGGCCGCGACGTCGCCGGTTGTGGACGGACCCCGTCCCAGAAGGTCGAGCACCTGCAGGCTGTGGATGGGGGAGAGGGAATTCATGCCTTGCCGCCACGCGTCGCGTGAGGGACCAGACGGGCCAGCAGCGCTCGCTGGACCAACAGGTGCGCCTGGGCCGGTTCCTGGGCGTACAACTGTTCGTACTCGGGTCGCAGGCTTGCGAGTTCCCGAACCTCCGGCACCAGGGGTGTGAGGCCGACGAAGTAACGGCTCTCGCGGACATGGACGCCCTGCCCCCCCGCCTGCTGGTGCTGGACCAGGGCGGTGAGAAGGCTCAGCGTCAGGAGCCCAGCGCGGTCACACCCGACCCCGAACACGTCGCCCAGCGCCTCGGTCAGTTCCTCGCGGGCCCGCGCGGCGCGCAGCGGCAGATCATTCATGACGTGGAGCCGCTGGGAAGCTGCCCAGGAGGGGAGAGGCCACAGGGGAGTGGAGCGTCATGCCGCTATTGTTCCCGTAGGTCAGGTGAGACCCGGGAGCCTCACCAACCGGCGAGGTCGTCCTTGAGATCGTCGGCGGCCAGTTGGGCGTACCCCTTGCGCGTCGTATCCACGGACGAGTGCCCCAGGTGCGCGGCGACCCGCCCGAAATCCTTGATCTGCCGCAGCAACCGCGTCCCCGCATACTTGCGCCCCGGGTGAAAGCCCCGGAACTTCACGCCAGCGGCCTTGAACGCCTTTTCGACATGGTAGCGGGCGGTGGTCATGTCCGCGTACCGGAAGACGCGAATGGGCAGCGTCGTGCGCTTGCCGTCGACATGCTCGGGACCGCCGGGTGCGTACAGGCCACGGTAGTGCCGGGCGGCCCGGGCGAGGCTGCTGCTCATGGCGACGACCCGGGCTTTGCGCCCCTTGCCGGACCGGACCTGGATCCGCTTGGCCGCCTCGTCGAGGTCGTCCCACTCCAGCGCGAGCGCCTCGCTGATGCGCAGCCCCGCGTGGGCCGTGAGGAACAACAGGAACTTGGCCTGCACGTCGGCCTGCTCCAGCACGTCGGCCAACTCGTCCTCCGAGTAGGGGGGACGCTTGACGATCCCGGGGGTTGGGTCTCTCGGCACGCGGGCGTCACGGAAGGGATCGGCCTCGGTGGCCCCCGCCCAGCGCAGGGCGCGGTAGAGGCATCCCGCCGCGGCCACCTTGAGTTGCACGCCGGCGGGCTTGCGGCCAGCGGCGAGCAGAGTGTTGATGTACCCCTGGGCGTCGTGCCGTCCGGGGCGCAGGAGGTTCACGGCCTGACTGCTCGCGTACTCGACGAATTGCCGGGTGCCCAGGGCGTACGCCTCGACCGTCCGGGGGCTGGTCAGGACGCCGCTGCCTCCTCCGTGAGCCAGGTACGCCGTGGTGAGGGACACCAGGGCGTACACGTCCTTTTCGCCCGCCGCCTGTACGGCCCGGCGGCGCAGCTCATCGTCGTGCAGGTTCGTCCAGACCCGTGCTTGAGCCAGGAGCCCACCCTTGAATGGAACGAGAGTCATGGTCAGCGAACTTCGACGAAGACGGTTCGCTGACCGACGCTGCCGTCCGGGTTGTTGAACGTGCCGGTGAGCTTCCCCCCTCGGTCGAGCACGGATTCCAACTCCTCCTCAGCAACCTGGGGCAGCAGCCCCAGGATGACGTTGGTCGCCCCGAGCCGTTCTTCAGTGATCAACTCACCGCCAGCTTTCCCGAGGTCGGTCTCATCCTGTCGGTTGGTCATATAGCTGCTGATTTTCCAGGCCATACTTTATCCTACCTAACAGGCATTAGGTGGGAAAACGGGCGCGGCTCCACTCCGGTCCCTCCGCCCACCCAGGGCGCTAGGGTAAGACCTGCCTCCGAAAGGAACCTCGTCCGTATGCCTGCCTCCTCCACCCCCGAGCCCACCACCTTCGTCATCCCCGCCCTTCCTACCTGGCGCCGCAGCGGCGGACGAGCGGACCCATCCGCCTCCCGCCTCCACAAGCTCGTCGGCTATTACACCCAGGGAGCCCGGCCCAACCACACCCGGATGCGCGAATACCACACCTGGAAGGACCACGTGCGCGCCCACGCCCCACCGGGACTGCTTGGGGTGCGGCCCACCGACGAGCGCAGCCGGGTCCGCTTAGACGTGGTGTGCTTTTTCGCGAACAAAACCCACGCGGACCCGGAGAACGTGCGCAAGGGGGTGGTGGACGCGCTGTTTCCCCAGGGCGACAAGTGGGTGTACGGCAGCCACGACCACCCGCGCTATGACCCGGCCCGGCCCCGGGTGGAGGTGACGGTCACGCTTTTTCAGACTGTCCTGCCCGGGGGCTCGGGACAGAGGCCGCGCACAGCGAAGGCGGGCAAGACAGCGGAGCCACGGGCCATGGAAACCGGACCCCAGGCCCAACGTCCAGTCAGGACCTCCTCCACGGGGAAGGAACCGGGCC
This is a stretch of genomic DNA from Deinococcus aerius. It encodes these proteins:
- a CDS encoding C39 family peptidase, coding for MRRRFLSLTLGALLTLALPARAVSQPALALQHLPVVYQGWNDCGPASIAMVLAYYDFTVPVQTISRATKPSPASYMQVEAIERFVSRYGLRSVQIRGSQISLLKNLIALGVPSIVLQYAQEVGQVPHFRVIRGFDDRFSRLYLADPLIGYAYISYQDFDTLWNIQGRISVAVYPPAMHAQVMRALGVGG
- a CDS encoding CPBP family glutamic-type intramembrane protease → MFITPLVLASLSLSLRQRHPGGRLSPGWLIGCAAVTNTLFALAHLCNSPDLPHHPAVLGLVIPQLMSGAVFSWVATRSGLRAAMLCHGCDNALVTVLGAVPLVWRVLTS
- a CDS encoding DUF2227 family putative metal-binding protein; its protein translation is MPSGDLHTGVNLITLVGIAGPLAALHVSQDLLLSLAAGYLTGTLLITPDLDLAGHVRVRARCNWGVWGGLWRPLSLFVRHRGVTHTYVRGPLLLLGYAAVLLTLPVTALLAVDRALDVPLRVPTPDGPLYAVALGGYLLAYWLHLWLDGYRPWNVRRW
- a CDS encoding single-stranded DNA-binding protein; this encodes MMTLTHGTSAEFTAALARPGVLKPGGQFATFTLAGEFKRSREDGTPIRTVFYQPCVAAGRLAGRLGTLGAGEAISGTGVLAAYEGEIVIAVQDAARLPSEHVRLELDGGGAARLLRARWRVRARGVLITPPQAQRLENEVPVTNIRLGLTPKRAEGTETPLVPLELAAYGELAVVLAGQGKGNYLDTWGVLQRRQGAQRRFSRLEVQDVEPLHGTRALL
- a CDS encoding MarR family transcriptional regulator is translated as MNSLSPIHSLQVLDLLGRGPSTTGDVAASTNLPRADAHVLLRTLQDAGLVCKAADRAGTLRLHQLPTLDTETGEVTQEQVLAEVERQRTVAALVTTTGFPRTVVTDVLTRALWRGEVSCRCIGSLGVFTRGKAWQPSVSGQPT
- a CDS encoding tyrosine-type recombinase/integrase, coding for MTLVPFKGGLLAQARVWTNLHDDELRRRAVQAAGEKDVYALVSLTTAYLAHGGGSGVLTSPRTVEAYALGTRQFVEYASSQAVNLLRPGRHDAQGYINTLLAAGRKPAGVQLKVAAAGCLYRALRWAGATEADPFRDARVPRDPTPGIVKRPPYSEDELADVLEQADVQAKFLLFLTAHAGLRISEALALEWDDLDEAAKRIQVRSGKGRKARVVAMSSSLARAARHYRGLYAPGGPEHVDGKRTTLPIRVFRYADMTTARYHVEKAFKAAGVKFRGFHPGRKYAGTRLLRQIKDFGRVAAHLGHSSVDTTRKGYAQLAADDLKDDLAGW